A window of Auraticoccus monumenti contains these coding sequences:
- a CDS encoding DUF2752 domain-containing protein codes for MTTHGASAERVVSRRAGTRLAGVGVVAASGLALSALYQFTGLGIACPFLQLTGWECPLCGGTRMGAALLRGDVAAAWYLNPVALVGLGVLAVLSLVWFAQWRGVRGPGVPRRWRAALRSVPDAVWTTLWLGGAVVWTLARNLQ; via the coding sequence GTGACCACCCATGGAGCGAGCGCCGAGCGCGTGGTCTCCCGCCGCGCCGGGACGCGGCTGGCTGGGGTCGGTGTGGTCGCCGCCTCGGGACTGGCGCTCAGCGCCCTCTACCAGTTCACCGGGCTGGGCATCGCCTGCCCCTTCCTCCAGCTCACCGGGTGGGAGTGCCCCCTGTGCGGCGGCACCCGGATGGGCGCGGCCCTGCTCCGGGGTGACGTCGCCGCCGCCTGGTACCTCAACCCGGTGGCCCTGGTCGGGCTCGGGGTACTGGCCGTGCTCTCCCTCGTCTGGTTCGCCCAGTGGCGCGGTGTCCGCGGGCCCGGGGTCCCGCGCCGGTGGCGGGCCGCGCTCCGCTCCGTGCCCGACGCGGTCTGGACGACGCTGTGGCTCGGCGGTGCCGTGGTCTGGACGCTGGCCCGCAACCTCCAGTGA
- the nrdR gene encoding transcriptional regulator NrdR: MHCPYCRHTDSRVLDSRVNEDGSSVRRRRQCPECERRFTTIEQMQMVVVKRSGVVEPFAREKVVSGVRKACKGRPVTEDALAQLGQEVEETLRASGSPEVPADDVGLAILGPLRRLDQVAYLRFASVYQQYESVEDFEAAIEQLRAAPVGSPAEDQPTA; the protein is encoded by the coding sequence GTGCACTGCCCCTACTGCCGTCACACTGATTCACGGGTGCTCGACTCCCGGGTCAACGAGGACGGCTCCAGCGTCCGCCGCCGCCGGCAGTGCCCGGAGTGCGAGCGACGCTTCACCACGATCGAGCAGATGCAGATGGTGGTCGTGAAGCGCTCCGGCGTGGTGGAGCCCTTCGCCCGCGAGAAGGTGGTCAGCGGGGTGCGCAAGGCCTGCAAGGGTCGCCCCGTCACCGAGGACGCGCTGGCCCAGCTCGGCCAGGAGGTGGAGGAGACCCTGCGGGCCTCCGGCAGCCCCGAGGTGCCGGCCGACGACGTCGGTCTGGCCATCCTCGGGCCGCTGCGCCGCCTGGACCAGGTGGCCTACCTCCGCTTCGCCAGCGTCTACCAGCAGTACGAGTCGGTCGAGGACTTCGAGGCCGCCATCGAGCAGCTGCGGGCCGCCCCGGTGGGGTCGCCGGCTGAGGACCAGCCGACCGCCTGA
- the lexA gene encoding transcriptional repressor LexA: MVRAQLAEAGGSVTSLPDGPEDGHGLTPRQHRILQVIKEAVDSRGYPPSIREVCDAVGLASSSSGAHQLKVLEAKGYLRRDPNRPRALEVLLPQGATPAPAPAPVPAPAPVAAAVAPAAPTSPAEDVDQTGYGDAFPTAVAVPVVGRIAAGGPILAEQVVEDVFPLPRQLVGDGTLFMLEVRGDSMIDAAICDGDWVVVRQQPDAQNGDIVAALIGEEATVKTFKRTPGQVWLLPHNPAYEPIDGNEASILGKVVTVLRRV, encoded by the coding sequence ATGGTGCGCGCCCAGCTGGCCGAGGCCGGCGGCTCGGTCACCTCCCTGCCGGACGGTCCCGAGGACGGGCACGGGCTCACCCCCCGCCAGCACCGCATCCTCCAGGTGATCAAGGAGGCGGTGGACTCCCGCGGCTACCCGCCGAGCATCCGCGAGGTCTGCGACGCCGTCGGCCTGGCCAGCTCCTCCAGCGGGGCCCACCAGCTGAAGGTGCTGGAGGCCAAGGGGTACCTGCGGCGCGACCCCAACCGTCCCCGCGCGCTCGAGGTGCTGCTGCCCCAGGGCGCCACACCGGCACCGGCACCGGCACCGGTGCCCGCACCGGCACCGGTCGCCGCCGCGGTGGCCCCGGCCGCGCCGACGTCGCCCGCGGAGGACGTCGACCAGACCGGTTACGGCGACGCGTTCCCGACCGCCGTGGCCGTGCCGGTGGTGGGCCGCATCGCCGCCGGCGGGCCGATCCTGGCCGAGCAGGTGGTGGAGGACGTGTTCCCGCTCCCCCGCCAGCTGGTCGGCGACGGCACCCTGTTCATGCTCGAGGTCCGGGGCGACTCGATGATCGACGCCGCGATCTGCGACGGCGACTGGGTGGTCGTGCGGCAGCAGCCCGACGCCCAGAACGGTGACATCGTGGCCGCGCTGATCGGTGAGGAGGCCACGGTCAAGACCTTCAAGCGGACCCCCGGTCAGGTGTGGCTGCTGCCCCACAACCCCGCCTACGAACCCATCGACGGCAACGAGGCGTCCATCCTCGGCAAGGTGGTCACCGTCCTGCGTCGGGTCTGA
- a CDS encoding VOC family protein, whose product MEQRVSLITLAVEDLAAVRRFWLDGMGWSPFVEAEGEVLMLEVADRVLLSLWDADHFRAEVGPTVQGEGNIPITLAHNVRSPQEVDAVLEQARAVGARSVTDGQHREWGGYSGYFVDPAGFAWEVAWAPGEVGDRVLGPPS is encoded by the coding sequence ATGGAGCAGCGGGTCAGCCTGATCACCCTCGCCGTGGAGGACCTGGCGGCGGTCCGCCGGTTCTGGCTGGACGGCATGGGCTGGTCGCCGTTCGTCGAGGCCGAGGGCGAGGTCCTGATGCTCGAGGTGGCCGACCGGGTGCTGCTCTCGCTCTGGGACGCCGACCACTTCCGTGCCGAGGTGGGTCCCACCGTGCAGGGGGAGGGCAACATCCCGATCACGCTGGCGCACAACGTCCGCAGCCCCCAGGAGGTCGACGCGGTCCTCGAGCAGGCCCGTGCCGTGGGCGCCCGCTCGGTCACCGACGGCCAGCACCGGGAGTGGGGCGGGTACTCCGGCTACTTCGTCGACCCGGCTGGGTTCGCCTGGGAGGTGGCCTGGGCGCCGGGCGAGGTCGGGGACCGCGTGCTCGGTCCACCGAGCTAG